GGAGAAGGTGAGATGGATTATTTGACCGCAAGCTAAGAGATTAAAATAACATACCTTATGGTAAAGATGTTTCCCCTGGGGAAGACAGGGAAATTAAGGCTCATCTGTAGCATGTAGGGTTCAAGTTATATAACAAGATTGCTAACTACATGACCATTGAAGAAACATGACTTCAAAAAATGgagtctcttttttgtttgtttttcaagacagcatttctctgtgcaTCCATGGTTCCTGAAACTGggcctatagaccaggctgcccttgaactcagagcgctacccgcctctgcctcctgagtactgggattaaaggcgtgcaccaccagaaAACTGAATATCTAAGattatggtggcacacacctaatACTAATATACACCTAAACCTaatacttaggaggctgaggctggagcagtactatgagttcaaggctagcctgggctaagcAGTGAGAccttcaaaaagaaacaaatccgAATTCTACTGGAACTACAGCTCAATGGGTAGACGATTTACCCAGCATGGATGACACTCTGGCTTTGATCTCAGAACCGAACACTGAGacccttgcttcttttttttttttttttttttttttttggtttttctgagacagggtttctctgtggttttggagcctgtcctggaactagctcttgtagaccaggctggtctcgaactcacagagatccgcctgcctctgcctcccgagtgctgggattaaaggcgtgtgccaccaccgcccggcgacccTTGCTTCTTTATAAGTATGGTCATGCCCCAGATGGAGGAAATTGGGAAATTTCTGTAAGCCCCTTCCCATCATTTTGTGTAAAACAGTATTTAAGACGTGAGACATTAGGTGTTGGGAAAACTGTTAGTGCTGCCCATCTTGATTTACCTGTTAGGCCAAGAGGCTCCCCAGTACACCCAGAACAGAAGATAACAAATTCCAGGAAATGCTGAGAGCTGTTTTCGAGACAGCAAATGGGAACTGCTGATAATATAAAGGTGTCACGTCTCACGGCTTGGAGCATTCCCGTGGCATTTCCCTCCGGCAGTACCCCCACTACTGTACCCTTCTGTTCCACGCCCTCCCCCCATTTTGCACTGATCCTCTGACTGTGATTCTGAGCTGCCCCTTTGAATGTCAAGTGCAGTGTCCCCTCTCCCTGCTCTGCAGACCCATACCATCTTCTCACTGCTGGGCGTGGACCACGCATATGTCACCAGCATTGGCAGACTCATTGGAATTGTGACCCTAAAGGAGGTGAGGTGAAAGGACCAAAGCCATTTCCACTTCTAAATGTCTGCCCCCCCCCGGGGGGGAGGTCCTGGGGAGGGGTCTCAGCAGGGAACAGACACCTGACTCTTACCTTTCCAGCTCCGGAAGGCTATTGAGGGCTCTGTCACAGCACAGGGTGTAAAAGTCAGGCCACCCCTTGCCAGTTTCCGGGACAGTGCCACCAGCAGCAGCGACACAGAGACCACTGAAGTGCACGCGCTCTGGGGACCGCTATCCCGCCATGGCCTCCCACGAGAGGGCAGCCCTTCTGACAGTGATGACAAGTGCCAGTGACCCCTCACTGGATGGCCTATATTCCTTCTGCGAGCAGCAGCAACCAGAAGCTGGAACCCAAGTCCACTCTAGCTGTGGGCTACCAGCTCCATCTCCCGGCGGGCCTACCTGGAATGTAACTCAACACCTACCTGCTAGAGGATCAGCAATGCCCTGGCAGGATGAGGTGGGGTCCTGTGGCCCTTGCCCACTCTTTGAGAAAGGGGCAGAACTAAAATGGATTTATACTGGAACCTCCAATGACAAGATGTATATAGAAATTTACaaagatttttatattaatttaataaaacaataaatagaataaaGTAAACACCTAATTAGCCACTCATGTATAGAACACTTGTGCTGTTGGCTCATGTTTTCCTCTTGGATCCTCTAACCTGCCCAAGCCTGAGACTTCAGTCCACAGCCACCTATCAACCCCAGCGTCCCAGCAATAGAGGATCTGCCAGAGGCCCCCTGCTGCCTCATCTGCAACACCCTGCCTGGATCAGGCCCCTAACCCTGTAGCTACAACCTTCCATTCAGCCAAGAAAAACCACTGCCCTCTTTCCCAAGGATAGCCACTCCCTCATGACTGTCCAGTCATTGGCACAGATCTCCTGGCTACCCAGGTGGCCCCCTTGTGGCACTCCCAGCTCTAACAGCCAGACCCATTCCTTTGTCCAATTCCACCCTACTGAGAACTCTGTCTGTGCCCACAGGACCTTGCCATGCTGGGAGAAggccagggctgggggtgggggggcgaggagaggagagggggaggacaCACCCTTTCATCATTCCATCATTCCAGTGCCTCCCAGAGAAGATCGGCTCAAAGAACAGACCAGAAACCCCCTGTCTTTAGGAAAAAAAGGTTTAGAGACAATGGCAAGGTGAAGCACAGCGGGGCCCAGGTGGGTAAGGGGACCCTTAGGGGACGGCTCAATCCGTAGACTCCAGGAGGCCACGAGCCAGCCCCACAGGAGAAGGCAGTTCAGTCAAGCACTGCACGTGGACTTGGgtgaagagagaagcagaggagaaggGGCACGAGGAAGGGTGGAGGAGATGGCCAGGCTTCCTCCATTCCCACCCTCCCAGCGCAGGTTCACATCCCAGGAGGAAATGTGGCATTTTGGATTCAAGAAACATGAACGTCACTGTCTGCCACAGCTGTAGCCATGCCCCAGGGGTCCCGGGCAAGCCCCGGCAAACCCCCAAGAGTGGAAGCAGTACATGCGCCCCtagcctggcctctgcctcctctccaaaCACTTTCATGCAAAACACACAATGGAGAAGTGAGCGCTCCCAGAAGCCCTCGGAGCTCCAGAGCCCACACTTTGGCCGCAGAGGCTCTGCCCCGGGCAGCAGCCAGGGGAAACATGCCACCACCGGGCATGTCTGGATCACTGGTCCTCGGGCTCCACCTCATCCTCATCTAAGGATACGACCCCAGAAGAGGCCACATCAGAGACTTGCTGCTGCCTTTCCCAGCTGCCGCCAGGCAGCGGGCAGAGCAGCTGGCAGTCCTTGCACGAATCAGGCTCCTCCTCGTCGGTAGGGGAAAGGCAGGATTCCGTGAGCGGTGAACTGTAAAGTGAGTCCTGGGCCTCCAAAGGGCCCAGGCTGCGGAAGGCACTTTCCCGGCTGGGGGGCAGTCTGGCAAGGAGCAGCTCTTCACCCAACATCTGAGAGGTCATCCTGGCTGGGGAGCCCAGCAAGCCATCCTCCAGGCTGCACAGACTAGAGCACAGGGTATCTGGGGACACGGTCTGGGAACAGTCGCTCTCAGGCTCCACGGAGCCCTGGCGCACGGGCCGGGAGAACCGACGACCTGTGAAGAGGTCCTGGAGGTGGGGCCCCAGAGACCCAGCAATGTCtgtgaagggaagaaaaaagagacagcTTTGCCATTTCAGATGGTCAATATGGAAGCCACATGACCACCACAGACTTCCCTTATCGTAACTGTGGGGGCAAGGGGTCAACAGAGGAGTCAGTAGGAGCTGCATAACCTGAACAAGGTCTTCATTTTTGATGCCTTAGTTCCTTTCATCGTAGATTAGAAATTCTAATAATATTTACTTTATAGTCCTAAAGCAAGAGTTTGCGCAGAGGCGAGCACTAGATGCAGGCCCACTGTATGATCACACCGGGTGCTCATTACTCAAATAGTGAAGACCGCTTGACCTGTGCTCTGCTCGCATAGGGCATCCCAAGCATGGGACTATGTCCACCAGAAAAGCTCTGCACaggccagtcagtggtggcacatgcctttaatcccagcacttgggaggcagaggcaggcggatctctgtgagttcgagaccagccaggacagactccaaagctacagagaaaccctgtctggaaaacaaaaaatCTGCTCAAAGATTCCACACATACTTTCAAGGATAGCCTGAGCTATAGCgaggccctttctcaaaaattttatcagaaaacaacattcaaagccgggcggtggtggcgcacgcctttaatcccagcactcgggaggcagaggcaggcggatttctgtgagttcgagaccagcctggtccacaagagctagttccaggacaggctccaaaaccacagagaaaccctgtctcgaaaaaccaaaaaaaaaaaaatttcaaaaacagaccaaaaaaagaatcagaaaataCTTGTGGTTGGGGGTTCCACCTTGGCCTTAAGCATTCAAATGAGTCCCCTCTGGACCACAGCGCAGCTTCTTGCCTGCTTTAAATGAAGGTTTGGCCTTGAAAACCTTGTTAATTAGCTAGAGGAGGAGGAACCAATAGGTGATCTTCAAAGGCaaagggttgggggttgggggcagGGGTCCTGTGAAGCCAGACAGCAGAAGCTGCAGGGAAAGCTAGCCACAGAGTCCAGGGTATAGAAGATGAAAGTAGAGCTGAGTGCAGCTGCACAGCCCCCAGGGTTGCAAGCACTGGCCCAAAGCAAGACCCACACACTGGAATACAAAGATGCTGAGCTGAAGCCAGAATCCTGCAGACTCCAGACCCAGCATGCCTTCCTGTTTGCTTGGGATCACTGCCCTGGGAGGTGTGGGTACTGTATTCATCCGTCCTGCCACAGCCAACCAAAGCCACCCTCAAAGAGGTAAAGGCAAGGATACCACAGATCCTTCTGGAAGCATGGCTGTACTAGGGGAGAGAAGAGGTCCTAGGTTCTCTGGGCTTGTTTCTTTAATCTGAGAACTGTAAGACCCACTACACATAGGGAGAGAATAAAGCTGGTTCAGCACCCATAGAAAAGAGCCATTCCATTTCCAACTGCTGGTTTCCCACCTGCAGTCAGTGATCTTTGTCCTTGGGGTGTCAAGGTCAACCTAGGTAGTCTGTTTCCTATCTGGAAAGCTTGTGGTGCCGTGGGAGGCTCAGAGTGCATCACCACACCTCCCAGGCGAGCCCACCCCACTGGAAGCACAGCACACAGAATGTTCCTCACCTGAGTCAGTTCCCCCAGTGAAGTCCTCGTCGTAGGAGTCATCGGTGGAATCATCGCCATCCACGGAAGACCACGCTCGGAGCTTAGCTTCTGCAATAGCAAACTGCTCGGCCACTCCTACCAGAGAGACACAGCATTCACTGGCATGGGAGCCGAGCTAAGACTGGGGCTTGCTTTGCAGATAGAAGATATCCCTGAGGTCTCTGGGCAGAGGGAGGCATGTGATTCCAGCCCCCATGCCAGCTCCAGTGACGGAGGCAGCAGCCCCTAAGGCAAATCTGCAGACTAGTTCCCTTTCTGCTACCCACCTGCTGCAAAACGAGCCTCTTGTTCACCCT
The Chionomys nivalis chromosome 3, mChiNiv1.1, whole genome shotgun sequence genome window above contains:
- the Fam131a gene encoding protein FAM131A isoform X2; this translates as MLPKSRRALTIQEIAALARSSLHGISQVVKDHVTKPTAMAQGRVAHLIEWKGWSKPSDSPAALESAFSSYSDLSEGEQEARFAAGVAEQFAIAEAKLRAWSSVDGDDSTDDSYDEDFTGGTDSDIAGSLGPHLQDLFTGRRFSRPVRQGSVEPESDCSQTVSPDTLCSSLCSLEDGLLGSPARMTSQMLGEELLLARLPPSRESAFRSLGPLEAQDSLYSSPLTESCLSPTDEEEPDSCKDCQLLCPLPGGSWERQQQVSDVASSGVVSLDEDEVEPEDQ
- the Fam131a gene encoding protein FAM131A isoform X1, which codes for MPMISVLGKMFLWQREGPGGRWTCQTSRRVASDPAWAVEWIELPRGLSLSSLGSARTLRGWSRSPRPSSVDSQDLPEVNVGDTVAMLPKSRRALTIQEIAALARSSLHGISQVVKDHVTKPTAMAQGRVAHLIEWKGWSKPSDSPAALESAFSSYSDLSEGEQEARFAAGVAEQFAIAEAKLRAWSSVDGDDSTDDSYDEDFTGGTDSDIAGSLGPHLQDLFTGRRFSRPVRQGSVEPESDCSQTVSPDTLCSSLCSLEDGLLGSPARMTSQMLGEELLLARLPPSRESAFRSLGPLEAQDSLYSSPLTESCLSPTDEEEPDSCKDCQLLCPLPGGSWERQQQVSDVASSGVVSLDEDEVEPEDQ